Within the Serratia sp. UGAL515B_01 genome, the region AACCACACCATAGTGAATAGGCAACCCCTACAGGTACATACCCCATGGCACGGGTCAGGGCGAAATAACACAGGCAGTAAGCCACTATCACGAGTATCGAAGGGCCGAGTTTTTTGAAGTTGTTGGTTTTTTTGATCATCGACGTACCGGTAATTTCTGAGCCGATAGACAATGCCAACCACAGGA harbors:
- a CDS encoding multidrug efflux SMR transporter, with the translated sequence MFNIGFLWLALSIGSEITGTSMIKKTNNFKKLGPSILVIVAYCLCYFALTRAMGYVPVGVAYSLWCGFGIVGVTFVSMLLYKQKPDLPAIFAMALIISGGVIMNTFSQM